Proteins co-encoded in one Sebastes fasciatus isolate fSebFas1 chromosome 11, fSebFas1.pri, whole genome shotgun sequence genomic window:
- the rab36 gene encoding ras-related protein Rab-36, whose protein sequence is MQGNRNGMIPFPSPISKDRVIREFPKWYSPNAALQLKNDWDVAAKAACKDGAARHQPWDRQKMSKVVVVGDLNVGKTCLINRFCKDVFERDYKATIGVDFEIERFEVSGVPFSLQIWDTAGQEKFKCISSAYYRGAQVIITVFDMADIKSLDHTRQWLEEAMRENEPDSCYIFLVGTKSDLLPSEERQRTEKDAIRIATEMRAELWAVSAKTGENVQGFFFRVAALAFEKCVLKETENGLPATIGRGDTIKSDRANLEEAAPQDTRRSCC, encoded by the exons ATGCAGGGAAACAGGAATGGGATGATCCCGTTCCCATCACCCATCAGCAAAGACAGGGTCATCAGGGAATTCCCAAAG TGGTACTCGCCTAATGCCGCTCTGCAGCTGAAGAACGACTGGGACGTTGCGGCTAAAGCAGCCTGTAAGGACGGAGCCGCCAGGCACCAGCC GTGGGACCGgcagaaaatgtcaaaagtggTGGTTGTTGGAGACCTTAATGTGGGGAAGACCTGCCTCATTAACAG GTTTTGTAAAGATGTATTTGAAAGAGACTACAAGGCCACCATTGGTGTGGACTTTGAGATTGAGAGGTTTGAGGTATCCGGAGTACCTTTCTCTCTCCAGAT ctggGATACTGCTGGGCAGGAAAAATTCAAGTGCATCTCTTCTGCGTACTACAGAGGTGCTCAGG TCATTATCACAGTCTTTGACATGGCAGACATTAAGTCCCTAGATCATACACG cCAATGGTTGGAGGAGGCCATGAGAGAAAATGAGCCCGACTCCTGTTACATCTTCTTGGTTGGCACTAAGAGTGACCTGCTG CCCTCAGAGGAAAGACAGAGGACAGAAAAGGACGCCATCAGGATAGCAACAGAAATGCGTGCAGAGTTATGGGCTGTTTCTGCTAAAAcgg gGGAGAACGTGCAGGGGTTTTTCTTCAGGGTGGCGGCTTTGGCCTTTGAGAAATGCGTACTGAAGGAGACGGAGAATGGGCTCCCTGCTACCATCGGACGTGGAGATACTATCA AATCAGATCGCGCCAACCTGGAGGAGGCCGCGCCCCAAGACACGAGGagaagctgctgctga
- the pdca gene encoding phosducin a, with the protein MSGSTLEEEDLPANHTGPKGVINDWRRFKLDSVDQTVPQSKRELLRQMSSPREDDKERLNRKMSVQEYEMIQEEDERCLKRYRKQCMQEMHERLSFGPNFEEVYELETGEAFLEVIEKEHRLTLVVVHIYQHGVKGCDQMNSCLDCLASEYSSVKFCRIDAVASGAAERFSPEVLPALLVYKAGELLGNFLAITKHFNEDFFATDVEGFLNEYGLLPEKEFTACADDEDEGGDVE; encoded by the exons ATGTCTGGATCTACCCTGGAAGAAGAGGACTTGCCTGCCAATCACACAG GTCCAAAAGGTGTAATCAATGACTGGCGAAGGTTTAAGTTGGACAGCGTGGATCAGACTGTCCCCCAAAGCAAGAGAGAGCTGCTCAGACAAATGTCCAGTCCACGAGAGGATGACAAGGAAAGACTCAACAGAAAG ATGAGTGTTCAGGAGTACGAAATGATCCAAGAAGAGGATGAACGTTGCCTGAAACGCTACAGAAAACAGTGCATGCAGGAAATGCACGAGCGCCTGAGCTTCGGCCCTAACTTTGAAGAAGTCTACGAGCTTGAGACTGGAGAAGCCTTCCTGGAAGTCATTGAGAAGGAACATCGGTTGACCCTAGTGGTAGTCCACATCTACCAACACGGTGTCAAAG GCTGTGATCAGATGAACTCATGTCTGGACTGTCTGGCTTCGGAGTACTCCAGCGTTAAATTTTGTCGTATTGATGCTGTGGCGTCAGGTGCTGCCGAGCGCTTCTCTCCCGAG GTTCTTCCTGCCCTGCTGGTGTACAAAGCTGGCGAGTTACTGGGTAATTTCCTGGCAATTACCAAACACTTCAATGAAGACTTCTTCGCAACGGATGTGGAGGGGTTTCTCAACGAATATGGCCTGTTACCTGAGAAGGAGTTCACAGCATGTGCTGATGATGAGGACGAGGGAGGGGATGTGGAATag